One genomic segment of Chelonia mydas isolate rCheMyd1 chromosome 1, rCheMyd1.pri.v2, whole genome shotgun sequence includes these proteins:
- the GPR22 gene encoding G-protein coupled receptor 22 codes for MCFSPIPEVNMQSESNITVQDAIDDINTNMYRALSYPLSFQVSLTGFLMLEIVLGLGSNLTVLVLYCMKSNLINSVSNIITMNLHVLDVIICVGCIPLTIVILLLSLESNSALICCFHEACVSFASVSTAINVFAITLDRYDISVKPANRILTLGRAVMLMTSIWIVSLFSFLIPFIEVNFFSLQSESTWENKTLLCVSVNEYHTELGMYYHLLVQIPIFFFTVIVMLITYTKILQALNIRIGTRFTTGQKKKARKKKTISLTTQHETTDVSQSSGGRNVVFGVRTSVSVIIALRRAVKRHRERRERQKRVFRMSLLIISTFLLCWTPISVLNTTILCLGPSDLLVKLRLCFLVMAYGTTIFHPLLYAFTRQKFQKVLKSKMKKRVVSIVEADPMPNNAVIHNSWMEPKRNKQINFEDNEVRQKCLVPQVVTD; via the coding sequence ATGTGCTTCTCTCCCATTCCGGAAGTCAACATGCAGTCTGAATCTAACATTACAGTTCAAGATGCCATTGATGACATCAACACCAATATGTACCGAGCACTGTCATATCCATTAAGCTTTCAAGTTTCTCTCACTGGATTTCTGATGTTAGAAATTGTGTTGGGACTTGGCAGCAACCTCACCGTGTTGGTACTTTACTGCATGAAATCCAACTTAATCAATTCTGTCAGTAACATTATTACAATGAACCTTCACGTACTTGATGTAATAATTTGTGTGGGATGTATTCCTCTAACTATAGTTATCCTTCTGCTTTCACTGGAGAGTAACAGTGCTCTAATTTGCTGTTTCCATGAGGCTTGTGTTTCTTTTGCAAGTGTTTCAACTGCAATCAACGTTTTTGCTATCACTTTAGACCGATATGATATCTCTGTAAAACCTGCAAATCGAATTCTGACATTGGGAAGGGCTGTGATGTTAATGACATCAATATGGAttgtctctcttttctccttcctgattcccttcattgaagtcaattttttcagtcttcaaaGTGAAAGTACTTGGGAAAATAAGACTCTTTTGTGTGTCAGTGTAAATGAATACCACACTGAACTAGGAATGTACTATCATCTCCTAGTACAGATTCCAATTTTTTTCTTCACTGTTATAGTAATGCTAATTACATACACCAAAATACTCCAGGCTCTTAATATTCGAATAGGTACAAGATTTACAACAGGACAAAAgaaaaaagccagaaagaaaaagacTATTTCTTTGACTACACAACACGAGACTACTGATGTGTCACAAAGCAGTGGCGGGAGAAATGTAGTCTTTGGCGTAAGGACTTCAGTTTCAGTAATAATTGCCCTACGGCGAGCTGTAAAACGACATCGTGAACGACGGGAAAGACAAAAGAGAGTCTTCAGAATGTCCCTGTTGATTATTTCAACGTTTCTTCTCTGCTGGACACCCATTTCTGTTTTAAACACTACAATTTTATGTCTGGGCCCAAGTGACCTTTTGGTAAAGCTGAGATTATGTTTTCTAGTTATGGCATACGGAACAACCATATTTCACCCTCTACTTTATGCATTCACTAGGCAAAAATTTCAGAAGGTCctgaaaagtaaaatgaaaaaacGAGTCGTTTCAATAGTGGAAGCAGATCCCATGCCGAATAATGCTGTAATACATAACTCATGGATGGAACCTAAAAGGAACAAACAGATTAATTTTGAAGACAATGAagtaaggcagaaatgtttagtaCCTCAGGTTGTCACTGACTAG